A genomic window from Henningerozyma blattae CBS 6284 chromosome 3, complete genome includes:
- the CPR5 gene encoding peptidylprolyl isomerase family protein CPR5 (similar to Saccharomyces cerevisiae CPR5 (YDR304C) and CPR2 (YHR057C); ancestral locus Anc_5.323): MQLIQFLLSFLAITTSLTFAKGNKAKAQGKVATSNAEPVITDKVYFDIQHGKKSVGRIVMGLYGEVVPKTAKNFYELATSDDPDMGFINSIFHRVIPQFMIQGGDFTHGTGTGGKSIYGNMFADENFSIKHDKPGRLSMANRGKDTNGSQFFITTVPTPWLDGRHVVFGEVLEGMDVVHYIENVPTDRSDKPRETIKIVKCGALDIVKEHGNGKKPVDELK, encoded by the coding sequence ATGCAACTAATTCAATTTCTATTAAGCTTCTTAGCTATAACCACTTCTCTCACTTTTGCCAAGGGTAACAAGGCTAAGGCTCAAGGTAAAGTGGCCACTTCTAATGCAGAACCAGTCATTACTGATAAAGTTTACTTCGATATCCAACACGGTAAGAAATCTGTTGGTAGAATTGTCATGGGGTTATACGGTGAAGTTGTTCCTAAAACTGCTAAGAACTTTTACGAGTTAGCCACTTCTGATGATCCAGACATGGGTTTTATCAACTCCATCTTCCACAGAGTTATTCCTCAATTCATGATCCAAGGTGGTGATTTCACTCATGGTACCGGTACTGGTGGTAAATCTATCTATGGTAATATGTTTGCTGATGAGAATTTCTCCATTAAACATGACAAACCAGGTAGATTATCCATGGCCAACAGAGGTAAGGACACCAACGGTTCtcaattcttcatcaccACTGTTCCAACTCCATGGTTAGATGGCAGACACGTTGTCTTTGGTGAAGTTCTAGAAGGTATGGACGTTGTTCATTACATCGAAAACGTCCCAACTGACAGATCTGACAAACCAAGAGAAACCATCAAGATTGTTAAATGTGGTGCTCTTGACATTGTTAAAGAACACGGTAACGGTAAGAAACCtgttgatgaattaaaatag
- the SRB7 gene encoding Srb7p (similar to Saccharomyces cerevisiae SRB7 (YDR308C); ancestral locus Anc_5.329), translated as MTDRLTQLQICLDQMMEQFCATLNYIDKNHDFEPFDHTEPKMTDSHAVIAPPEEFSNTIDELSTDIILKTRQISKLIDSLPGVDVSEEEQLHKIDSLQKELVKVEEQKIEAIKRKEKLSSQVDNLIKSLVDGIADARKTTVPVNHNNIPN; from the coding sequence ATGACTGATCGTTTAActcaattacaaatttgTTTGGATCAAATGATGGAACAATTCTGTGCtactttaaattatatagatAAAAACCATGATTTTGAACCATTTGATCATACTGAGCCAAAAATGACTGATTCCCATGCAGTTATTGCACCTCCAGAAGAATTTTCCAATACTATTGATGAATTGTCCACTGACATTATATTAAAGACAAGACAGATTAGTAAACTAATTGATTCTTTGCCAGGGGTTGATGTTTCTGAAGAGGAACAATTACATAAAATTGATTCCTTGCAAAAAGAATTGGTCAAAGTAGAAGAACAGAAGATAGAGGCCATAAAAaggaaagaaaaattatcttcCCAAGTAgataatttgattaaatCACTTGTTGACGGTATTGCAGATGCAAGAAAGACCACGGTTCCTGTAAATCATAATAACATtccaaattaa
- the TBLA0C03410 gene encoding uncharacterized protein: MTIHDGVLITGANGYIAEYIIDHLLQENYVVIGTVRNKSKADKIMKLFNYSPDLKIVVIPDLTIPHVFRDIFIQYQNQIEYVIHTAGPLGFDYTNIYEEVIRPSVEGTLNLMRDISRYGGESIKKFILTSSSSAIEHPDGYVNNKSIHTEETWPSITQSEGCKNAVNGYYASKTFAEKEAWNFYKQGNLKNCKMCSINPDYVMGPRLFDEEVVDVNSLNYSLQVINEFMDVGLDYKIDDRPMGRCIDVRDVTRAHIMAMENDSFIDKRIVLSNEIFSEPLILQYLYDEIPELHGKIPNPSKTIIQKSPKSDENRVVDVDYSKSAKLLNFQYIPLRQSVADTGKQLLKLYK, encoded by the coding sequence ATGACAATACATGATGGAGTATTAATCACCGGTGCCAATGGGTATATTGCTGAATATATTATCGATCATCTTTTACAAGAAAATTATGTCGTAATTGGAACTGTTCgaaataaaagtaaagcTGATAAGATAATGAAACTATTTAACTATTCTCCAGATTTGAAAATCGTAGTTATTCCTGATTTAACTATCCCTCATGTATTTagagatatttttatacaatatcaaaatcaaatcgAGTATGTCATTCATACGGCTGGTCCATTAGGATTTGATTATACGAATATTTATGAAGAAGTAATTAGGCCTTCTGTAGAAGGAACATTAAACTTGATGAGAGATATCTCTAGATATGGTGGagaatcaattaaaaaattcatcttAACATCATCGTCTAGTGCTATTGAACATCCAGATGGGtatgttaataataaatctattCATACTGAAGAGACATGGCCATCTATCACTCAAAGTGAAGGTTGTAAAAACGCAGTAAATGGATATTATGCCAGTAAAACTTTTGCTGAAAAGGAAGCTTGGAACTTTTATAAACAAGGTAAtctaaaaaattgtaaaatgtGTTCTATTAACCCGGATTATGTAATGGGACCTagattatttgatgaagaagttgTTGATGTTAATTCTTTGAACTATTCATTACAagttattaatgaatttatgGATGTTGGTCTGGATTATAAGATTGATGATAGACCTATGGGTAGGTGTATTGATGTTAGAGATGTCACGAGGGCACATATTATGGCAATGGAAAATGATAGCTTTATCGATAAAAGAATTGTACTGTCAAATGAAATCTTTAGTGAACCTTTGATTTTACAATACTTGTACGATGAAATTCCTGAATTACATGGTAAAATTCCAAACCCATCCAAAACTATCATTCAAAAATCTCCCAAGAGCGATGAAAATAGAGTAGTAGATGTAGATTATTCCAAAAGTGCAAAACTTTTGAACTTCCAATATATCCCATTACGCCAATCAGTTGCTGATACTGGTAAACAACTCTTGAAATTATATAAGTAA
- the HNT2 gene encoding bis(5'-adenosyl)-triphosphatase (similar to Saccharomyces cerevisiae HNT2 (YDR305C); ancestral locus Anc_5.326), with amino-acid sequence MSTPVYFSKFIVTNQVFYKTKYTYALVNLKPIVPGHVLVVPLRPSAYTLSDLSFEESQDYFNTLQLIQRFISWFYKSDALNIAIQDGPEAGQSVPHLHAHIIPRYKFHNYGDQVYDKIETWGKENDINNWEKRRQEYLDIGGREGRKQLAKPDAQRVERTDEVMLEEAKELFEKLREFIDQSQDNKQWTL; translated from the coding sequence atgTCAACTCCAGTTTATTTCAGTAAATTTATTGTAACCAATCAAGTGTTTTATAAAACCAAATATACATATGCATTAGTCAATTTAAAGCCAATTGTCCCAGGCCATGTATTAGTGGTACCTCTTAGACCAAGTGCCTATACTTTGAGTGATTTGTCATTCGAAGAATCTcaagattattttaatacaCTACAGCTAATTCAACGTTTCATTTCATGGTTTTATAAATCAGATGCATTGAATATAGCCATACAAGATGGACCTGAAGCTGGCCAATCTGTCCCACATTTACATGCACATATAATACCACGTTACAAGTTTCACAATTATGGCGATCAAGTAtatgataaaattgaaacatGGGGTAAAGAAAATGACATTAATAATTGGGAAAAAAGACGTCAAGAATATTTAGATATTGGTGGTAGAGAAGGTAGAAAACAATTAGCTAAGCCAGATGCTCAAAGAGTAGAAAGGACAGATGAAGTAATGCTTGAAGAGGCTAAGGAATTATTTGAGAAGTTACGAGAATTCATTGATCAATCTCAAGACAACAAACAGTGGACTCTctaa
- the TBLA0C03390 gene encoding Zn(II)2Cys6 transcription factor domain-containing protein (similar to Saccharomyces cerevisiae RSC3 (YDR303C) and RSC30 (YHR056C); ancestral locus Anc_5.322) — protein sequence MQIDSRGRRMRRPPACVQCRRRKIGCDRARPVCGNCAKNTSRGECIYPDVPGQIDYSQFPSTRTMRTTTTTTTTNTQNTTSTTFGGSSHNIISLNNNNNNGSGSNTAISSGPIFTTATVPGAHGAVLGTFGVSNHAIPLHMNGSNPSGMNISPLNANQIVANTASSSNPLTIIAAPMSTNNGQMNISSNNQNISNNVTTTLRVPQAFRNLSPDVASMSQIAGYNTRLQLLNGTETLDPSDPQGYLNSLVYMNWLGDNTAYDLLTSPHTQDEVLKQELEFLKGRLGDLEDYAISIKMSHHSGYPQDHAESLSESEGDNTIDDMDEKDNKKRIAESEEDTSSTGDRNINSLTNDDRLKSIKKKANKRQKLISGNSAVPSINANVHNVNGSIEINEPTRMRHAYENPALDFESRKFIFTLFNQKLKDHTFQMTPNSNNNLNIQPEFALNTEPNSLPILITQIYDTPNTIFNWQFLVIRDWNLLQFFNKLTELLKSKFKDKLLQWKLLSNSPDSKVNQLIQEPVKTIRNNNNLIKLPSKLFLKSVIEACFNSLDELDTLLPMLNKFTMLNIINKLFDSSKSDPTTNLTFKLEKTSFLQQTQLGQISLMLLIFLESLYFQSTISGENQNLFQQLLEFGTNLQTNLSIIQTNLTRKTKQSCSYTDLEELKFISLLKYYKNFSILNEELFTNKSKRGINPPKLTNELDLDEDINLAIFNNLNNLNSTSNTQEEIKTDIDSEKNESEPITDENLDKKKDKKLIEENDRYQYEKTLLWNFIFKNYSQRHLIKGETPILLSEKEYFSNLKIVDTLLKNDISLINIQIELVKYLSSKTQQISVRKMKRLTEKYKSKLNDITKKSNTSTSVIIHNITDSLIYCNSLLYINYYNFLHWEQMKDYVQYTQNFSHLIEFIEETLIYIFTLLSNHNCYTILYFKSLLKALNTISLILLSVFQRNLTIIQIASENPTSIDSDHLIHIKNQSKLISTIFKSTYLLLQNYNNNKIAKKNPKIVKYLNKLQLILSYMMQSSNPSLSGDLMNLHKEGPSQLQVFTNGLKNINTNSFVKINAKLRNLIDSLKNLSLYNDRNSLELNDLPTWGLNENNLSEMYDSLYSW from the coding sequence ATGCAAATCGATAGCCGCGGAAGAAGAATGAGAAGACCGCCAGCTTGCGTACAATGCCGCCGTCGTAAGATTGGTTGTGATAGAGCTCGTCCAGTTTGTGGGAATTGTGCCAAAAATACGTCTAGAGGAGAATGTATATATCCTGATGTACCAGGTCAGATCGATTATTCTCAGTTTCCTAGTACAAGAACCATGAGGACGACTACAACGACAACTACAACAAATACTCAAAATACTACTTCAACCACTTTTGGGGGAAGTTCTCATAATATCATATCACttaataacaacaacaacaatgGCAGTGGCAGTAACACTGCAATTTCATCGGGTCCAATCTTTACTACTGCGACAGTTCCTGGCGCCCATGGTGCTGTTTTAGGTACATTCGGTGTTTCTAATCATGCTATACCATTACATATGAATGGCTCTAACCCATCAGGTATGAACATCTCACCACTCAATGCTAACCAGATCGTTGCCAATACAGCATCAAGTTCAAATCCATTGACAATTATTGCGGCTCCAATGTCAACTAATAATGGTCAGATGAATATTTCATCGAATAACCAAAATATAAGCAACAACGTCACAACAACTCTGCGTGTACCTCAGGCATTTAGAAACTTGTCACCAGATGTAGCTTCTATGAGTCAGATTGCAGGATATAATACCAGATTGCAGTTACTAAATGGAACTGAAACTTTAGATCCTTCCGATCCACAGGGGTATTTGAATAGCTTGGTTTATATGAACTGGTTGGGCGATAACACAGCATATGATCTATTGACTTCTCCTCATACACAGGATGAAGTATTGAAGCAGGAATTAGAGTTTCTTAAGGGTCGCCTTGGAGATTTGGAAGATTACgcaatttcaattaaaatgTCTCATCATTCTGGTTACCCACAAGATCATGCCGAAAGCCTTTCTGAAAGTGAAGGGGATAACACTATTGATGATATGgatgaaaaagataataaaaagagaatAGCAGAATCTGAAGAAGATACTTCGTCAACTGGTgatagaaatattaattctttaacaaATGATGATCGATTGAAATCTATCAAGAAAAAGGCTAATAAGAGACAAAAATTGATTTCTGGTAATAGTGCTGTCCCTAGTATAAATGCTAATGTACATAACGTCAATGGttcaatagaaataaatgaaCCTACTAGAATGAGACATGCTTATGAAAATCCAGCTTTAGATTTCGAAAGtagaaaattcattttcactctttttaatcaaaaattaaaagatcaTACTTTCCAAATGACTccaaattctaataataatttaaatattcaaccTGAATTTGCATTAAATACTGAACCAAATTCTCTACCGATTCTAATTACTCAAATTTATGATACTCCAAAtacaattttcaattggCAATTTTTAGTAATTAGAGATTGgaatttattacaattcttcaataaattaacagaattattaaaatctaaatttaaagataaattattacaatgGAAgttattatctaattcaCCGGATTCAAAAGTCAATCAATTGATCCAAGAGCCTGTTAAGACAATCcgaaataataataatttaatcaaattaCCAAGTAAGTTATTTCTAAAATCTGTTATCGAAGCTTGCTTCAATTCATTAGATGAACTAGACACATTATTACCAATGCTCAATAAATTCACTATgcttaatatcattaataaactCTTTGACTCTTCTAAATCCGATCCTACAACTAATCTAACTTTCAAATTAGAAAAGACTTCATTTCTACAACAAACCCAACTAGGTCAAATTTCTTTGAtgctattaatatttttggaatCATTATATTTCCAATCGACAATTTCTGGAGAGAAtcaaaatctttttcaacaattattagaatttggTACAAATTTACAGACTAATTTATctattattcaaacaaaTTTAACTAGAAAAACTAAACAATCTTGTTCATATACTGATttagaagaattgaaatttatttctttattaaaatattataaaaatttttctattttaaatgaagaattattcaCAAATAAATCCAAACGCGGTATTAATCCACCAAAGTTAACTAATGAACTTGATttagatgaagatattaatttggctatattcaataatttgaataatttaaattctacATCAAATACTcaagaagaaataaaaactGATATCGATTCAGAGAAGAATGAATCTGAACCTATTACTGATGAAAACTTGgataaaaagaaagataaaaaattaattgaagaaaatgatagaTACCAGTATGAAAAGACCTTATTATGgaattttatattcaagaattattctcaAAGACATTTAATTAAAGGTGAAACTCCAATACTACTATCCGAGAAGGAATATTTctctaatttaaaaatcgTTGAtacattattaaagaatgatATATCTTTGatcaatattcaaatagaGCTggttaaatatttaagcTCCAAGACTCAACAAATATCGGTTAGAAAGATGAAAAGATTaactgaaaaatataagtCAAAACTAAATGATATTACCAAGAAATCTAATACATCTACATCTGTTATAATACACAATATAACTGATTCCTTAATATATTGTAACTCCTTACtgtatattaattattataactTCTTACATTGGGAACAAATGAAAGATTATGTGCAATACActcaaaatttttcacatctaattgaatttattgaagaaaCTTTAATCTATATCTTTACATTATTATCTAACCACAATTGTTATACCATACTATACTTCAAAAGTTTATTAAAGGCTTTAAACACCATATCCCTGATCTTATTGTCAGTATTCCAGCGTAATTTAACAATCATTCAAATAGCATCAGAAAACCCAACATCGATTGATTCagatcatttaattcatattaaaaatcaatCTAAATTGATTTctacaatttttaaatctacTTATCTATTATTGCAAaattataacaataataagaTTGCAAAGAAAAACCCTAAAATTGTAaagtatttgaataaattacaGTTAATCTTATCATATATGATGCAGTCGTCAAATCCAAGTCTTTCAGGtgatttaatgaatttacaTAAAGAAGGCCCATCCCAGTTACAAGTATTTACTAATGGGTTAAAAAACATCAACACAAATTCATTTGTCAAGATCAATGCTAAATTACGTAACTTAATTGACTCTTTGAAGAACCTTTCTCTCTATAATGATCGAAACTCATTAGAATTGAATGATTTGCCAACTTGGGGattgaatgaaaataatcttTCTGAGATGTATGATTCGTTATATTCTTggtaa
- the TBLA0C03370 gene encoding uncharacterized protein (similar to Saccharomyces cerevisiae GPI11 (YDR302W); ancestral locus Anc_5.320), whose amino-acid sequence MAKKKGNKNGNPQNVKVLPDTSKRNINSQNLKPNKETNNTNIKKSILNTPFHLIILLFLYTTQRHKFDEELLLYLLIPLQIIYTIFQFSSNFSNSNNSKKISKRTINLTLILVVPITMVFAAIPIGLLVILFGGPILENYKKTILLSLNLSNLLLPIIYLSFNKQISIDIGKQYAVSIFLGCWLSSIVIPLDWDRPWQMYPVPLMVGGYLGSILSYVLTDFF is encoded by the coding sequence ATGGCCAAGAAAAAGGGCAATAAAAATGGAAACCCTCAAAATGTTAAAGTTTTGCCTGATACATCAAAACGTAATATAAATTcacaaaatttaaaaccaaataaagaaactaataatactaatattaaaaaatcaattttaaacaCACCATTCCATTtgattattcttttattcttataCACTACACAACGCCataaatttgatgaagaattgcTTCTATATCTATTAATTCCGTTACAAATCATTTATACCATTTTCCAGTTTAgttctaatttttcaaatagtaataattccaaaaaGATTTCAAAGAGAACTATTAACTTGACTTTAATTTTAGTAGTCCCTATAACTATGGTATTTGCTGCTATTCCAATTGGTTTATTGGTTATACTGTTTGGTGGCCCAATATTAGAAAACTATAAAAAGACAATTCTGTTATCATTAAATCTAAGTAATCTTTTATTACCAATCATATACTTATCctttaataaacaaataagTATTGATATTGGTAAGCAATATGCCGTGAGTATATTTCTTGGCTGTTGGTTAAGTAGTATTGTAATTCCATTGGATTGGGATAGACCATGGCAAATGTATCCAGTTCCATTAATGGTTGGTGGTTATTTAGGTTCTATATTATCATATGTATTAactgattttttttaa
- the TBLA0C03430 gene encoding SDR family oxidoreductase, with protein MSDLVTGANGFLAQFIVNELLNHNYKVIGTVRTQEKADYFAKLYNNPNLXHEIVSDIGKPGAFDEVLEKHAKDIKYVLHTESPATFVADDVERDIINPAVNGVKGILASIKKFGTNVERVVLTSSYAAITNPFGEFNHILTEKSWNDITLEPAKLNGMAAYCASKVFGEKAAWEFYNTNKKNVSIKFKFATANPSYVLGPQFFESELKNSPALRSTGKIFNGLIHATPDQKINQSFYGLHIDIRDVAKAHRIAISKDEDIEQRLVLATGPFTEQNVINQLNEDFPQLKGKIPESKPIELDTDAYLAKFDFTKTEEPLGFEYNQLKKSINDAAAQILKAEEN; from the coding sequence ATGTCTGACTTAGTTACTGGTGCCAATGGGTTTCTTGCTCAATTCATCGTCAATGAATTACTAAATCATAACTATAAAGTTATTGGGACTGTTAGAACTCAGGAGAAAGCCGACTATTTTGCAAAACTATACAATAATCCAAACTTANNTCATGAGATTGTTTCCGATATTGGTAAGCCAGGTGCCTTTGATGAAGTATTAGAAAAACATGCCAAGGATATCAAATATGTTTTGCATACTGAATCTCCAGCCACATTTGTAGCTGATGATGTTGAAAGAGATATTATAAATCCAGCTGTTAATGGTGTTAAAGGTATATTAgcttcaattaaaaaatttggtaCCAATGTAGAAAGAGTGGTATTAACTTCTTCATATGCAGCAATTACTAATCCTTTCGGGGAATTTAATCACATTTTAACTGAGAAATCTTGGAATGATATTACATTGGAACCAGCTAAATTGAATGGGATGGCTGCTTATTGTGCTTCTAAGGTATTTGGTGAAAAAGCAGCATGGGAATTTTacaatacaaataaaaaaaatgtatcaattaaattcaaatttgcCACAGCAAATCCAAGTTACGTTCTTGGTCctcaattttttgaaagtGAACTAAAGAATTCACCAGCGCTACGTTCCACTGGTAAAATCTTCAATGGACTAATCCATGCCACACCGGATCAGAAGATTAATCAAAGCTTTTATGGGCTTCATATCGATATCCGTGATGTTGCTAAGGCCCACCGTATTGCTATTTCTAAAGACGAAGATATTGAGCAAAGACTTGTTCTGGCCACTGGACCATTTACTGAGCAAAACGttattaatcaattgaatgaaGACTTCCCTCAATTGAAAGGTAAAATACCAGAATCAAAACCAATTGAATTGGACACGGACGCTTACTTAGCCAAGTTCGACTTTACCAAGACTGAAGAACCCCTAGGGTTTGAATATAACCAACTGAagaaatcaattaatgaCGCTGCTGctcaaattttaaaggCTGAAGAGAACTAA
- the TBLA0C03380 gene encoding uncharacterized protein (ancestral locus Anc_5.321) codes for MVKPGISNIYKRTYTTLIKNFTSKEVGSGNGPFIQLPKLTSYHNMILLNIPSFTTIYGNLRNISMLDISKKDMPGLYLSNLKDSNLTEFHTNNNPVNLILSLTNNKESLKVINLDTSSNGLVVPDLKNSVIYYSGDLTLNHDIKKITGFGVLVIKGSDNIFAKTLKEDESITIRAECVLAYDDTLTLQINDKPKVSLREQIFKKGYFFGNKNEFIKASGPGNIYLQNSI; via the coding sequence ATGGTTAAACCTGGCATTAGCAACATATATAAAAGGACATATACaactttaataaagaattttacTTCAAAAGAAGTTGGTAGTGGGAATGGTCCCTTTATTCAATTACCCAAACTAACAAGCTATCATAATATGattttgttaaatattCCTTCATTTACAACAATATATGGcaatttaagaaatatatctaTGCTAgatatttccaaaaaagATATGCCTGGACTTTACTTATCCAACTTAAAAGATTCAAATCTAACGGAGTTTCACACAAATAATAACCCTGTTAACTTAATATTATCACtcacaaataataaagaatcaTTGAAAGTCATTAATTTAGATACATCTTCAAATGGTCTAGTAGTTCCagatttaaagaattcagtaatttattattctgGTGATTTAACTTTAAATCATGATATCAAGAAAATTACTGGGTTTGGCGTTCTCGTAATTAAGGGGAGCGATAACATTTTTGCCAAAACAttaaaagaagatgaaTCAATAACTATTAGAGCTGAATGTGTTCTTGCCTATGATGATACTTTGACGTTACAAATAAATGATAAGCCTAAAGTAAGTCTAAGGgaacaaatatttaaaaaggGATATTTCtttggaaataaaaatgaatttataAAAGCAAGTGGACCTGGTAATATATACCTacaaaattctatttag
- the TBLA0C03420 gene encoding SDR family oxidoreductase, with protein MSVLVTGATGYIAQHIITDLLEQNYKVIGTVRSESKGDNLVKLFNSNNFTYEVVPDISVEGAFDKVLEKNAKDIKYVLHTASPVVFEVEDLLRDIVDPAVYGTKGILNSIKKYGSKTVERVVITSSVAAIEHPDGISRDGKTITEKDWCPLTLEDAKLNSVNAYFVSKTLAERAAWEFYEENKKSGDIIFKLATVNPAYVFGPQTFDTSITGQLNFSCEIVNKVLQLKPTDKVNTNITGRFIDVRDVSKAHLLAFQKENTIEKRLVVSSELFGDQEMVNILNEKFPTLRGKIPPVGKSDELAANNLQGLIDMSETRKILGFEYISLDKSVYDTAAQILKAEGKI; from the coding sequence ATGAGTGTTTTAGTTACAGGTGCCACAGGTTACATTGCCCAACACATCATTACAGATTTATTGGAACAAAACTATAAAGTTATTGGTACTGTTAGATCAGAATCTAAGGGTGATAACTTGGTGAAGTTGTTTAATTCAAACAATTTTACTTACGAGGTTGTCCCTGATATTTCTGTTGAAGGTGCTTTTGATAAggttttagaaaaaaatgccAAGGATATTAAATATGTCTTACATACTGCCTCTCCAGTTGTTTTCGAAGTAGAAGACTTGCTAAGAGATATTGTTGATCCTGCTGTCTATGGTACCAAAGGAATATTGAATAGTATTAAAAAGTACGGTAGCAAGACTGTGGAAAGAGTTGTAATCACCTCTTCCGTAGCTGCTATTGAACACCCAGATGGTATTTCAAGAGATGGTAAGACAATAACTGAAAAAGATTGGTGCCCTTTAACTTTAGAAGATGCTAAATTAAATAGTGTTAATGCCTATTTTGTTTCCAAAACTCTTGCTGAAAGAGCTGCTTGGGAATTTTATGAAGAAAACAAGAAATCCGGtgatatcattttcaaattagcTACTGTTAATCCAGCTTATGTATTTGGTCCACAAACTTTCGATACTTCAATTACAGgtcaattgaatttttcttgtgAAATCGTTAATAAAGTTCTTCAATTGAAGCCTACAGATAAAGTGAATACTAATATTACTGGTAGATTCATTGATGTCCGTGATGTTTCTAAGGCTCATTTATTAGCCTTTCAAAAGGAAAACactattgaaaaaagattaGTTGTCTCCAGTGAATTATTTGGTGATCAAGAGATggttaatattttgaacgAAAAATTCCCTACATTGAGGGGCAAAATCCCACCAGTTGGTAAGAGTGATGAACTAGCTGCAAATAATCTTCAAGGACTAATTGATATGTCAGAAACCAGAAAGATTTTGGGCTtcgaatatatttctttggACAAGAGTGTGTATGATACTGCTGCTCAAATATTGAAGGCTGAAGGTAAGATCTAG